In one window of Arthrobacter pascens DNA:
- a CDS encoding O-methyltransferase: protein MSADKSTSWSYAEDLPAEDEVMLRARERSFELGVTAVGPGVGAVLTVLTAASKAQTAVEIGTGAGVSGVCILRGLGPQAVLTTIDVDVEHLKAAREAFSEAGSPANRTRTISGRAGDVLPRLTDAAYDLVFIDADKPGLPGYVEQAIRLLKRGGVLIINDALDKDRVANPADREASTVVLRQVGKTIRDDDRLASAMLPTGDGLLVAVKK from the coding sequence ATGAGCGCCGACAAGTCCACGAGCTGGTCCTATGCAGAAGATCTGCCCGCAGAGGATGAAGTCATGCTTCGGGCCAGGGAGCGTTCGTTCGAGCTTGGTGTGACGGCTGTGGGCCCCGGCGTCGGCGCCGTCCTGACAGTCTTGACTGCAGCCTCCAAAGCCCAGACCGCCGTTGAAATCGGAACCGGTGCCGGCGTTTCCGGCGTCTGCATCCTGCGGGGATTGGGCCCGCAGGCAGTCCTGACCACCATCGATGTGGACGTGGAACACCTGAAAGCCGCCCGGGAGGCTTTTTCTGAGGCGGGGAGTCCGGCAAACCGGACCCGCACGATTTCCGGCCGCGCGGGTGACGTCCTGCCCCGCCTTACGGATGCGGCCTACGATCTGGTGTTCATCGACGCCGACAAGCCGGGCCTGCCGGGTTATGTGGAACAGGCCATCCGGCTCCTGAAGAGGGGCGGCGTGCTCATCATCAACGACGCCCTGGACAAAGACCGCGTAGCCAACCCTGCCGACAGGGAGGCCAGCACTGTGGTGCTCCGCCAGGTGGGCAAGACCATCCGCGACGACGACCGCCTTGCCTCCGCCATGCTGCCCACCGGCGACGGCCTGCTGGTAGCCGTCAAGAAGTAG
- a CDS encoding amino acid ABC transporter ATP-binding protein: protein MTTHVPGDALVSLNGVNKHYGQLHVLKDINIQVRKGEVVVVIGPSGSGKSTLCRAINRLETIEGGTISIDGKVLPEEGKELARLRADVGMVFQSFNLFAHKTILENVTLGPIKVKGVPKAQADKEAMALLERVGVGHQAPKLPAQLSGGQQQRVAIARALAMKPKVMLFDEPTSALDPEMINEVLDVMIQLAKEGMTMIVVTHEMGFARKAADRVVFMADGQIVEDATPEEFFTNPQSNRAKDFLSKLLTH, encoded by the coding sequence ATGACTACTCATGTGCCCGGCGATGCGCTCGTCTCCCTGAATGGTGTGAATAAGCATTACGGTCAGCTTCACGTGTTGAAGGACATCAACATCCAGGTCCGCAAGGGCGAAGTGGTTGTTGTCATCGGTCCGTCCGGCTCGGGCAAGTCCACTTTGTGCCGCGCCATCAACCGCCTCGAAACGATTGAAGGCGGCACGATCAGCATTGACGGAAAGGTCCTGCCGGAGGAAGGCAAGGAGCTCGCCCGCCTGCGGGCCGACGTCGGCATGGTGTTCCAGTCGTTCAACCTGTTTGCCCACAAGACAATCCTTGAAAACGTTACCCTTGGGCCCATCAAGGTCAAGGGCGTTCCCAAGGCGCAGGCAGACAAGGAAGCCATGGCGCTGCTTGAGCGCGTTGGAGTCGGCCACCAGGCCCCCAAGCTTCCCGCCCAGCTTTCCGGCGGCCAGCAGCAGCGTGTTGCCATCGCGCGGGCGCTGGCCATGAAGCCCAAGGTCATGCTTTTCGATGAGCCAACCTCCGCGCTTGACCCGGAAATGATTAACGAGGTCCTCGATGTCATGATCCAGCTGGCCAAGGAGGGCATGACCATGATCGTGGTCACCCACGAGATGGGCTTCGCCCGCAAGGCAGCGGACCGCGTCGTGTTCATGGCCGACGGCCAGATCGTTGAGGATGCCACCCCCGAAGAGTTCTTCACCAATCCCCAGAGCAACCGGGCCAAGGACTTCCTGTCCAAGCTTCTGACTCACTGA
- a CDS encoding anti-sigma factor translates to MHRERQYIERLRGAAVPPASQDLTARLLAHTEILAAAPPRPAPGQHRTARVLAFTAGGTAAVAGVLAVSAFTLAGDTLPATGDYLAGSLAQHAVQLPADGRKLTEAQLTELRTEGWVCPELGSLGFHVQSARTTTLQGVPAVELQLWDGQHYATVLEQHTGDGRHQAGGQPTAAGELRVTSTDPWTATYQTPAGTLTYQSDLPADQTDDAVALLKKLSALAAEGVNAGTTTEAGPAQAGARDESVSERLQRGIRKIAEMLTP, encoded by the coding sequence ATGCATCGCGAACGCCAATACATTGAACGGCTCCGTGGCGCGGCTGTTCCGCCGGCAAGCCAGGACCTGACGGCCCGTTTGTTGGCCCACACAGAAATTCTGGCCGCTGCCCCTCCGCGGCCTGCCCCGGGGCAGCATCGTACGGCCAGGGTCCTCGCATTCACAGCAGGCGGTACGGCCGCTGTCGCAGGCGTGCTCGCGGTCAGCGCTTTCACCCTGGCCGGAGACACTCTGCCTGCGACGGGAGACTACCTGGCCGGCAGCCTGGCCCAGCATGCTGTGCAGCTTCCGGCGGACGGCAGAAAGTTGACTGAGGCGCAGCTGACGGAACTCCGCACTGAGGGCTGGGTCTGCCCCGAGCTCGGTTCCTTGGGATTCCACGTCCAGTCAGCGAGGACCACCACCCTGCAGGGCGTGCCTGCTGTGGAACTGCAGTTGTGGGACGGCCAGCACTACGCCACGGTCCTTGAACAGCACACTGGGGATGGTCGGCACCAGGCGGGCGGCCAGCCGACGGCGGCCGGGGAGCTGCGGGTCACCAGTACCGATCCCTGGACGGCCACCTACCAGACCCCGGCGGGGACGTTGACGTATCAGTCCGACCTTCCGGCGGACCAGACGGACGACGCCGTTGCACTCCTGAAGAAGCTCAGCGCCCTCGCTGCCGAGGGGGTCAACGCCGGTACCACTACGGAGGCCGGACCGGCTCAGGCTGGCGCCCGGGACGAATCCGTGAGCGAGCGGCTGCAGCGGGGAATCCGCAAAATTGCGGAAATGCTGACGCCTTGA
- a CDS encoding Sec-independent protein translocase TatB has translation MFGINGPEFFLLLIIGILVIGPKRLPEYTQKLANLVKEVRRMASGARDQIKEEVGIDIDEVDWKKYDPRQYDPRRIIKEALLDDDAKPVSPGAPAAVAAVSGAAAVAASGTGDTSPSERVVQRLSAGDVAPFDSEAT, from the coding sequence GTGTTTGGAATCAACGGCCCGGAGTTCTTTCTTCTGCTGATCATCGGCATTCTCGTGATCGGTCCCAAACGGTTGCCCGAATACACCCAAAAGCTCGCCAACCTGGTGAAGGAAGTCCGGCGCATGGCGTCCGGGGCACGCGACCAAATCAAAGAGGAGGTGGGGATCGATATCGACGAGGTCGACTGGAAGAAATACGACCCCCGCCAGTACGATCCGCGCCGCATCATCAAGGAAGCGCTGCTCGACGACGATGCCAAACCTGTCAGCCCGGGCGCCCCTGCCGCCGTGGCGGCTGTGTCCGGCGCAGCGGCCGTGGCCGCCAGCGGGACCGGGGACACCTCCCCGTCGGAAAGGGTCGTCCAGCGCCTCTCGGCGGGCGACGTGGCCCCCTTCGATTCGGAAGCCACGTAG
- a CDS encoding amino acid ABC transporter permease encodes MSSVLYDVPGPKARRVSLIGSIVGTVLILGLLAWIVMTFAQQGILEGRRWAIFTRADVWMLLGNGIGATLSAAAVAAVIAFPLGLLLCLLRISDLPAIRIPTRIVLEFLRGMPVVLMMLFILLVFGTNQFIAVVAGLVLYNAAVFAEIIRAGIQSLPKGQREAGLTVGLTSFQSRMIIELPQAVRRMMPSLVAQLVVLLKDTSLGYIVAYGELLRAVQVMADFLGTQFLFPIFFVAAAIYIAINLCVSRIAVWIERRGSTKAAGGVAKAEPEPIEAAVP; translated from the coding sequence ATGAGCTCAGTTCTCTATGACGTGCCCGGCCCCAAGGCCCGCAGGGTTTCACTGATCGGATCGATCGTTGGCACCGTGCTGATCCTCGGCCTGCTGGCCTGGATCGTCATGACCTTCGCCCAGCAAGGGATCCTTGAAGGACGGCGCTGGGCCATCTTTACCCGTGCGGACGTCTGGATGCTCCTCGGCAACGGCATCGGGGCTACGCTCAGCGCGGCCGCCGTCGCTGCAGTCATCGCCTTTCCTTTGGGGCTGCTCCTCTGCCTGCTGCGGATATCGGACCTCCCCGCCATCCGGATTCCCACCCGCATCGTGCTGGAATTCCTTCGGGGCATGCCTGTCGTCCTGATGATGCTCTTTATTCTCCTGGTCTTCGGAACCAACCAGTTCATTGCGGTAGTGGCCGGCCTGGTCCTTTACAACGCCGCGGTGTTCGCCGAGATCATCCGCGCCGGTATCCAGTCGCTTCCCAAAGGCCAGCGTGAGGCCGGCCTCACGGTGGGCCTGACCAGCTTCCAATCCCGCATGATCATCGAACTGCCGCAGGCCGTCCGGCGCATGATGCCGTCCCTCGTGGCCCAGCTCGTTGTGCTCCTGAAGGACACCTCACTGGGTTACATCGTGGCCTACGGAGAGTTGCTCCGGGCAGTGCAGGTCATGGCCGACTTCCTGGGAACACAGTTCCTGTTCCCGATCTTCTTCGTCGCCGCCGCCATCTACATCGCGATCAACCTCTGCGTTTCCCGCATCGCAGTCTGGATCGAACGCCGCGGCTCCACGAAGGCAGCTGGAGGGGTCGCGAAGGCTGAACCCGAGCCAATAGAGGCTGCAGTACCTTAG
- a CDS encoding DUF3117 domain-containing protein, protein MAAMKPRTGDGPMEVTKEGRSLIMRVPLEGGGRLVVELNAAEAANLKECLVGVTE, encoded by the coding sequence ATGGCGGCTATGAAACCACGCACCGGCGACGGCCCTATGGAAGTCACCAAAGAGGGCCGCAGCCTGATCATGCGTGTGCCGCTCGAAGGCGGCGGACGGCTTGTGGTCGAACTCAACGCTGCGGAAGCGGCCAACCTTAAGGAATGCCTCGTCGGCGTTACCGAGTAA
- a CDS encoding amino acid ABC transporter permease, whose product MDAVIESLPLYWNGFLRTLFLSVTSGVIALVLGTLLAAARVSPVAALRGFSMTYVEVLRNTPLTIAFFFAAIVLPRLGVKFEQFEVAAIIALSAYTAAFIAEAVRSGVNSVPVGQAEAARSIGMKFGQVLSLIILPQALRTVIPPLINILIALVKNSSVAGAFFVLELFGYGRQLANANGDQVMAVLLGVAFFYLLITIPLGILASTVERKVAIAR is encoded by the coding sequence ATGGACGCCGTCATCGAAAGCCTGCCCCTTTACTGGAACGGCTTTCTCCGAACCCTATTCCTTTCCGTCACGTCCGGAGTGATTGCCCTGGTACTGGGGACATTGCTGGCCGCCGCCAGGGTCTCACCGGTTGCCGCCCTCCGCGGCTTCAGCATGACCTACGTGGAAGTCCTGCGTAACACTCCTCTTACCATTGCCTTTTTCTTTGCCGCAATCGTACTTCCCCGGCTCGGCGTCAAGTTCGAGCAGTTCGAGGTGGCAGCCATCATCGCCTTGAGCGCATACACCGCAGCCTTCATCGCCGAAGCTGTCCGCTCCGGTGTCAACAGCGTTCCCGTGGGCCAGGCCGAAGCCGCCCGCAGCATTGGGATGAAGTTCGGCCAGGTGCTGTCCCTGATCATCCTCCCCCAGGCCCTCCGGACCGTTATTCCGCCCTTGATCAACATCCTGATTGCCCTCGTGAAGAACTCCTCAGTTGCCGGTGCGTTCTTCGTGCTTGAGCTGTTCGGCTACGGCAGGCAACTGGCCAACGCCAACGGCGACCAGGTGATGGCCGTCCTGCTCGGTGTGGCCTTCTTCTATCTGCTGATCACGATTCCACTCGGAATCCTGGCGAGCACCGTCGAACGAAAGGTGGCGATCGCCCGATGA
- a CDS encoding LOG family protein produces MSINADPAKTSQPRRKGPLELRRKQAAVEMSDQHLLDSKGPGQFVHTDPWRVLRIQSEFVEGFGALADLGPAVSVFGSARTKPGSPYYEMGVEVGRKLAAAGVAVITGGGPGSMEAANRGTVEGNGVSVGLGIELPFEQGLNQWVDLGINFRYFFARKTMFVKYAQGFIVLPGGLGTLDELFEAMVLVQTRKVTSFPIVLLGISFWGPMIEWIRGTLVAEGMVSEKDLDLIQLVDDPAQAVELVLHGTVRPPSSNGEQRPE; encoded by the coding sequence ATGAGCATCAACGCAGATCCGGCCAAGACTTCCCAGCCGCGCCGTAAGGGGCCCCTTGAACTCCGTCGCAAGCAGGCGGCCGTGGAAATGTCTGATCAGCATTTGCTCGATTCCAAAGGCCCGGGGCAGTTCGTCCACACCGACCCTTGGCGGGTCCTGCGGATCCAGAGCGAGTTCGTTGAAGGATTCGGGGCGCTTGCGGACCTCGGGCCGGCGGTCAGCGTGTTCGGTTCGGCCAGGACCAAGCCCGGCAGCCCCTACTACGAAATGGGCGTCGAGGTGGGCAGGAAACTGGCCGCGGCCGGTGTTGCCGTCATCACGGGAGGCGGCCCGGGCTCCATGGAAGCCGCCAACAGGGGCACAGTGGAAGGCAACGGGGTGTCAGTCGGCCTGGGCATCGAGTTGCCCTTTGAGCAGGGGCTCAACCAGTGGGTGGACCTTGGCATCAACTTCCGGTACTTCTTTGCCCGCAAGACCATGTTCGTCAAGTACGCCCAGGGGTTCATTGTCCTCCCCGGCGGGCTGGGCACGCTGGATGAGCTCTTTGAGGCGATGGTGCTGGTCCAGACGCGGAAGGTCACGTCGTTCCCGATTGTGCTCCTTGGCATTTCTTTCTGGGGGCCGATGATCGAGTGGATCAGGGGCACCCTGGTTGCCGAAGGTATGGTTTCGGAAAAGGACCTCGATCTGATCCAGCTCGTTGACGATCCTGCCCAAGCGGTGGAGCTGGTGCTCCACGGCACGGTCCGGCCACCTTCCAGCAACGGCGAGCAGCGGCCCGAATAG
- the dapE gene encoding succinyl-diaminopimelate desuccinylase, with translation MTAETAPESSTVATTLGSKTLPLDLRQDVALLTSALMDINSVSGNETELADAVEAALRGIPQLRLVRDGDSLIARTELGRGERVILAGHLDTVPLPVTDGARGTVPSSWDSGVPGVGVVYGRGATDMKGGVAVQLALAATMFDGGAAPGRDVTFVFYDHEEVEAVKSGLGRLLRNHAGLLDGDFAILLEPTDGTVEGGCNGTMRLEATTLGEAAHSARAWMGSNAIHAAAPILARLAAYEPQTINVDGLDYRESLNAVRIHGGTAGNVIPDRCVVEINYRFAPDKSPDQAEAHVRELLAGFDVVRTDSAAGARPGLNHPAAASFVAAVGAEPKPKYGWTDVARFSELGIPAVNFGPGDALLAHKDNEHVDADAIRECLRALRSWLAG, from the coding sequence GTGACTGCTGAAACCGCCCCCGAATCCTCCACCGTTGCCACGACCCTTGGCTCGAAGACCCTGCCTTTGGACCTCCGCCAGGACGTTGCCCTGTTGACCTCAGCACTGATGGACATCAACAGTGTGTCCGGCAACGAGACAGAACTGGCCGACGCCGTGGAAGCCGCGCTGCGTGGAATCCCTCAGCTTCGCCTGGTCCGCGACGGCGATTCGTTGATCGCCCGCACGGAACTGGGGAGGGGGGAGCGCGTCATCCTCGCGGGGCATCTGGACACGGTCCCGCTGCCCGTGACGGACGGGGCACGGGGCACAGTGCCGTCCAGCTGGGACTCCGGCGTTCCGGGCGTGGGGGTCGTCTACGGGCGTGGAGCCACGGATATGAAGGGCGGCGTCGCGGTGCAGCTGGCACTGGCAGCCACCATGTTCGACGGCGGGGCTGCACCAGGGCGGGACGTCACCTTTGTGTTTTACGACCACGAAGAGGTGGAGGCGGTGAAGAGCGGACTGGGACGCCTGCTCCGCAATCATGCAGGCCTCCTCGACGGAGACTTCGCCATCCTCCTGGAACCCACGGACGGGACAGTTGAAGGCGGCTGCAACGGAACCATGCGCCTCGAAGCGACGACCCTTGGCGAGGCGGCCCATTCGGCGAGGGCGTGGATGGGCAGCAATGCGATCCACGCTGCGGCGCCGATCCTTGCCAGGCTGGCCGCCTACGAACCGCAAACTATCAATGTCGATGGCCTCGACTACCGCGAAAGCCTCAACGCCGTCAGGATCCATGGCGGCACTGCGGGCAATGTCATACCGGACCGCTGTGTGGTGGAAATCAACTACCGCTTCGCGCCGGATAAGTCTCCGGACCAGGCCGAAGCCCACGTGCGGGAACTGCTCGCGGGGTTCGACGTTGTCCGTACGGACAGCGCCGCCGGCGCGCGTCCCGGACTGAACCATCCCGCGGCCGCGTCCTTCGTGGCGGCTGTCGGTGCTGAGCCGAAACCGAAATACGGCTGGACCGACGTCGCACGTTTTAGTGAACTGGGAATCCCGGCTGTGAACTTCGGGCCCGGCGATGCGCTGCTGGCGCACAAGGACAACGAACATGTGGATGCGGACGCTATCCGTGAGTGCCTGCGGGCGCTGCGGAGCTGGCTTGCCGGGTAA
- a CDS encoding TetR/AcrR family transcriptional regulator: protein MPKIVDPEARRADVVEAVFRIIAVDGLERASLREVADEAGLAVGSVRHYFAGSEELLTYSFAAVVDRVVLRLTEALARTREMAPGTREHHDAVLTLLGELLPLDERRALEACVWMAFKNAARIRPFLAAEADRSHRQVAAVIGQVITALLTDDGDAQEILVVEAERLLATLDGLCMHALLQPDWMTAGMCRDVLERHLADLAAAPGR, encoded by the coding sequence ATGCCCAAAATCGTAGATCCGGAAGCACGCCGCGCCGACGTTGTCGAAGCTGTATTCCGGATCATTGCCGTGGACGGGCTTGAGCGGGCTTCATTACGCGAGGTCGCGGATGAGGCAGGACTCGCGGTGGGATCCGTCAGGCATTATTTTGCCGGCAGTGAGGAACTCCTGACCTATTCATTTGCCGCCGTGGTGGACAGGGTAGTCCTCCGCCTGACGGAAGCGCTGGCACGGACGCGGGAGATGGCCCCGGGCACGCGGGAGCACCATGACGCGGTTTTAACCCTGTTGGGCGAACTCCTGCCATTGGACGAGCGGCGCGCCCTGGAAGCATGCGTCTGGATGGCGTTCAAGAACGCCGCCAGGATCCGCCCGTTCCTTGCCGCCGAAGCAGACCGGAGCCACCGGCAGGTGGCGGCTGTCATCGGCCAGGTGATCACCGCCCTGCTGACAGACGACGGCGATGCGCAGGAGATTCTGGTGGTTGAGGCCGAGAGACTCCTGGCAACCCTGGACGGCTTGTGCATGCATGCGCTTCTCCAGCCCGATTGGATGACGGCAGGGATGTGCCGCGACGTTCTGGAACGGCACCTTGCAGACCTCGCAGCTGCTCCTGGCCGTTAA
- a CDS encoding DivIVA domain-containing protein: MSFFLVFLAIVLIGATVWAGAGGRYGVFRRGRSADGANIGANSGRLGAGGLLDSGFEQPVANLPPVLLPAEAAPDDIDRIRFSLGLRGYRMDQVDQVLDELRDQLAAKQEEVERLHARLLLEAEGSEPGAAPVVPILEAGPEESSAKTEPGATEDVP, from the coding sequence GTGAGCTTTTTTCTGGTTTTCCTTGCCATCGTGCTGATCGGCGCCACCGTGTGGGCCGGTGCCGGCGGCCGGTACGGCGTTTTCCGGCGCGGCCGCTCTGCCGACGGCGCCAACATCGGCGCCAACAGCGGACGCCTCGGGGCGGGCGGCCTTTTGGACAGCGGATTCGAACAGCCCGTGGCGAACCTGCCGCCGGTTCTGCTGCCCGCGGAGGCAGCCCCCGACGACATCGACAGGATCCGTTTCTCCCTTGGCCTGCGTGGATACCGGATGGACCAGGTGGACCAGGTCCTGGACGAACTCCGGGACCAGCTGGCGGCCAAGCAAGAGGAAGTGGAGCGGCTGCATGCACGGCTGCTGCTTGAAGCCGAAGGCTCAGAACCAGGCGCGGCGCCAGTAGTCCCGATTCTTGAAGCCGGGCCGGAGGAAAGCAGCGCTAAGACCGAGCCGGGCGCAACGGAGGATGTGCCGTGA
- the sigE gene encoding RNA polymerase sigma factor SigE — MSASVVAPVPAAEDSAAEWVRPTWEEVVANHSAKVYRLAYRLTGNKFDAEDLTQEVFVRVFRSLENFKPGTLDGWLHRITTNLFLDQARRKSRIRFDALAEDAESRIPGREPGPEQSFELNNLDLDVQAALEELPPDFRAAVVLCDLEGLSYDEVAAALDVKLGTVRSRIHRGRTMLREKLAHRDPRPQQSRKPKLSLPRIAGIL, encoded by the coding sequence ATGTCAGCATCAGTTGTGGCACCTGTCCCTGCAGCAGAAGATTCAGCGGCTGAATGGGTCAGGCCTACCTGGGAGGAAGTGGTGGCCAACCACTCCGCCAAGGTCTATCGCCTTGCCTACCGTCTGACCGGAAACAAGTTCGACGCCGAGGACCTCACCCAGGAAGTGTTCGTCCGGGTCTTCCGTTCGCTGGAGAACTTCAAGCCGGGAACCCTGGACGGCTGGCTGCACCGCATCACCACCAACCTTTTCCTGGACCAGGCGCGGCGGAAGAGCCGGATCCGTTTCGATGCCCTGGCGGAAGACGCGGAGTCCCGCATCCCGGGCCGCGAGCCGGGGCCGGAGCAGAGCTTTGAACTCAACAACCTTGACCTGGACGTCCAGGCTGCCTTGGAGGAACTGCCGCCGGACTTCCGTGCCGCCGTCGTCCTTTGCGACCTGGAAGGGCTGTCCTACGACGAGGTCGCAGCGGCCCTGGACGTCAAGCTCGGAACGGTTCGTTCACGAATCCACCGGGGCCGGACCATGCTGCGGGAAAAACTTGCCCACCGTGACCCCAGGCCGCAGCAGTCGCGCAAGCCAAAGCTTTCCCTGCCACGCATCGCCGGCATTCTCTGA
- a CDS encoding glutamate ABC transporter substrate-binding protein, whose translation MKAFMTRRKSFLVAATAALALSLSACGGSTPGTTNPSVAEKPSFAANSTMAKLSSAGTIKIGTKYDQPLFGQVGLDGKPVGFDVEIGKLIAAKLGISADKIEWSETVSANREPFIEQGKVDLVIATYTINDKRKQVVDFAGPYYEAGQALMVNKDNNSIKKPEDVKGKKVCSVTGSTPAATIVDKYGAELVPAATYSACLEPLRNKQVEAITTDNVILAGFVDKEPDAFKLASDETFTKEPYGIGLKKGDTEFRNWINDQLDAFSKDGSYKKAWEATAGSVIKTAPELPALNRY comes from the coding sequence ATGAAGGCATTTATGACCCGGCGGAAGTCGTTCCTCGTGGCGGCTACCGCTGCCCTCGCCCTGTCCCTGAGCGCTTGTGGCGGCAGCACCCCAGGCACCACCAACCCCAGCGTTGCCGAGAAGCCGTCCTTCGCTGCAAACAGCACCATGGCAAAACTCTCCTCCGCCGGAACCATCAAGATCGGCACCAAGTACGACCAGCCGCTGTTCGGCCAGGTGGGCCTGGACGGAAAGCCTGTCGGATTCGACGTCGAGATTGGCAAGCTCATTGCCGCGAAGCTCGGGATCTCCGCTGACAAGATTGAATGGTCCGAGACCGTGTCCGCCAACCGCGAGCCGTTCATCGAACAGGGCAAGGTTGACCTGGTCATCGCCACCTACACCATCAACGACAAGCGCAAGCAGGTAGTCGACTTCGCCGGTCCGTACTACGAGGCCGGCCAGGCTCTGATGGTCAATAAGGACAACAACTCCATCAAGAAGCCGGAAGACGTCAAGGGCAAGAAAGTCTGCTCGGTCACCGGTTCCACCCCCGCCGCCACCATCGTTGACAAATACGGTGCTGAGCTGGTTCCTGCCGCCACATACTCGGCCTGCCTCGAGCCGCTGCGCAACAAGCAGGTTGAAGCAATCACCACGGACAACGTGATCCTGGCCGGGTTCGTGGACAAGGAGCCGGACGCTTTCAAGCTGGCCTCGGACGAGACGTTCACCAAGGAGCCTTACGGCATCGGCCTGAAGAAGGGCGACACGGAGTTCCGTAACTGGATCAACGACCAGCTGGACGCATTCAGCAAGGACGGGTCCTACAAGAAGGCCTGGGAAGCCACTGCAGGTTCAGTCATCAAGACTGCCCCTGAACTCCCTGCCCTCAACCGCTACTAA
- the dapD gene encoding 2,3,4,5-tetrahydropyridine-2,6-dicarboxylate N-succinyltransferase yields the protein MTETATSAAPENQNATADARSAYGFGIATIATGTGKESDQATVLDVWFPAPSLGVAAENLRAVENADEVLTEIAENGTDEDRGTEQKVVFVQINLDEAPADTADAYLRLHLLSHRLVRPNTINLDGIFGKLPNVVWTNFGPAAVEGFELTRARLRRRGAVTVYGIDKFPRMVDYVVPAGVRIADADRVRLGAHLAEGTTVMHEGFVNFNAGTLGTSMVEGRISAGVVAGDGSDVGGGASIMGTLSGGGKEKVAIGERVLLGANSGVGISIGDDSVVEAGLYVTAGTRVRVIGPKNASGEDTTKIVKAVELSGVPNLLFRRNSTSGAVEVLPRKGQTVELNDALHSN from the coding sequence ATGACTGAGACCGCTACCTCCGCTGCGCCCGAAAACCAGAACGCTACCGCTGATGCCCGTTCCGCCTACGGCTTCGGGATCGCCACCATCGCGACCGGCACAGGCAAGGAAAGTGACCAGGCTACCGTACTGGATGTCTGGTTCCCCGCACCGTCCCTCGGTGTTGCGGCCGAGAACCTGCGTGCCGTGGAAAACGCTGACGAGGTCCTGACTGAAATCGCCGAGAACGGCACCGATGAGGACCGCGGCACTGAGCAGAAAGTGGTCTTCGTCCAGATCAACCTTGACGAGGCCCCTGCAGACACTGCTGACGCCTACCTCCGGCTCCACCTGCTCTCGCACCGTCTGGTCCGCCCCAACACCATCAACCTGGACGGCATCTTCGGCAAACTGCCCAACGTTGTCTGGACCAACTTCGGCCCCGCCGCGGTGGAGGGCTTCGAGCTTACCCGCGCCAGGCTCCGCCGCCGCGGCGCCGTCACTGTATACGGCATCGACAAGTTCCCACGGATGGTGGACTACGTGGTGCCTGCAGGTGTGAGGATTGCCGACGCCGACCGCGTCCGCCTCGGCGCGCACCTCGCCGAAGGCACCACCGTCATGCATGAAGGGTTCGTGAACTTCAACGCCGGCACGCTGGGGACTTCCATGGTGGAGGGCCGCATTTCAGCAGGAGTTGTGGCCGGCGACGGCAGCGACGTGGGCGGCGGGGCCTCCATCATGGGCACCCTCTCCGGTGGCGGCAAGGAAAAAGTCGCCATTGGCGAGCGCGTTCTGCTGGGCGCCAACTCCGGGGTTGGCATCAGCATCGGTGATGACTCCGTCGTGGAGGCCGGGCTGTATGTGACGGCCGGAACCCGGGTCCGCGTGATCGGCCCCAAGAACGCCTCCGGCGAGGACACTACGAAGATCGTCAAGGCGGTAGAGCTGTCCGGCGTCCCCAACCTCCTGTTCCGGCGAAACTCCACCAGCGGCGCCGTGGAAGTCCTTCCGCGCAAGGGCCAGACTGTGGAGCTTAACGACGCCCTGCACTCGAACTGA